A genomic window from Triticum urartu cultivar G1812 chromosome 7, Tu2.1, whole genome shotgun sequence includes:
- the LOC125518580 gene encoding xaa-Pro dipeptidase-like codes for MRTCCESASQPSSEREMKSDSWCHFPPTPGVKWIGMHKLAERRILESLEKEDIIHGDIDDMMDRRLGAVFMPHGLGHLLGIDAHDPGGYPEGLERPEEPGLRSLRTTRGLKEGMVITVEPGCYFIDALLRQAGNDPICLEFFNWEKIQMYRSFGGVRIESNVYMTAQGCTNLTNCPREICEIEAVMAGAAWHSRDSCSTATITENGLPRS; via the exons ATGCGCACCTGCTGTGAGAGCGCCAGCCAACCGAGCTCTGAGCGAGAAATGAAGTCGGACAGCTG gtgtcatttccCACCGACACCTGGGGTGAAATGGATCGGCATGCACAAGCTGGCAGAGCGGAGAATACTCGAGTCTTTAGAGAAAGAAGATATTATCCATGGTGATATTGATGACATGATGGACAGAAGGTTGGGTGCTGTCTTCATGCCTCATGGTCTTGGGCACTTGCTTGGAATCGACGCGCATGATCCCGGAGGCTACCCCGAGGGTTTAGAGAGGCCGGAGGAGCCGGGATTGAGATCCTTGCGCACCACAAGAGGGCTTAAAGAAGGCATGGTTATTACGGTCGAGCCGGGATGTTACTTCATTGACGCTTTGCTGAGGCAGGCCGGGAATGATCCAATTTGCTTAGAGTTCTTCAACTGGGAAAAGATACAAATGTACAGAAGCTTTGGTGGTGTTCGCATTGAAAGTAATGTGTACATGACGGCACAAGGATGCACGAACCTCACGAACTGCCCTCGAGAGATCTGCGAAATAGAAGCGGTAATGGCTGGCGCAGCATGGCATTCACGTGATTCCTGTTCCACTGCGACAATAACAGAGAATGGCCTTCCCAGGTCCTAA